One genomic segment of Hordeum vulgare subsp. vulgare chromosome 2H, MorexV3_pseudomolecules_assembly, whole genome shotgun sequence includes these proteins:
- the LOC123425163 gene encoding CBL-interacting protein kinase 5-like: MNRYELGRILGHGTFAKVYHARSLMCNHSVAIKVIDKEKVLRVGMIERIKREISVMRLVRHPNIVQLHEVMASKTKIYFVMEHVRGGDLFSRVAKGRLREEVARKFFQQLIAAIDFCHSRGVYHRDLKLENLLIDDTDNIKVSDFGLSALRESLGPDDLLHTTCGTPSYVAPEIINNKGYDGATADVWSCGVILFVLLAGYLPFHDSNLMEMYRKIGKSEFKSPHWFSYDVSKILGKLLDPNPETRITIEKLVEDPWFKAEYRPAVLLAQPHGSKSLKSVQYKPTIPLAQRHGSKSMKGVYVTISTEHKVNKCEQPEQSSNAMKPSSLNAFDIISLSHGFDISGLLEMQRKQKVPELFITQDPTSTIVSKLEEIAKTKHFNVKKKDGIVKLQGCKEGRKGKLAIDAEIFEVASSCYAVKVKKAAGDTLEYQMFCNKDLRPSLKDICWTSTSEDQLLTSCGT; this comes from the coding sequence ATGAACCGCTATGAGCTTGGACGCATCCTGGGGCATGGAACATTCGCAAAGGTGTATCACGCTAGGAGCCTCATGTGCAACCACAGTGTCGCCATCAAGGTCATTGACAAGGAAAAGGTGTTGCGTGTGGGCATGATCGAGCGGATCAAGCGGGAGATCTCTGTCATGAGGCTCGTCCGCCACCCCAACATTGTCCAACTGCACGAGGTCATGGCCAGCAAGACCAAGATATACTTTGTCATGGAGCACGTCCGGGGAGGCGATCTCTTCAGCAGGGTAGCCAAAGGCCGGCTCAGGGAGGAGGTGGCAAGGAAGTTCTTCCAGCAGTTGATCGCGGCCATTGATTTTTGCCACAGTCGTGGTGTATACCACCGGGACCTCAAGCTGGAGAACCTCCTCATAGACGACACCGACAACATCAAGGTTTCTGACTTTGGGCTTAGCGCCCTCAGGGAGTCTCTGGGGCCAGATGATCTGCTGCACACCACATGTGGTACACCTTCGTATGTCGCCCCggagatcatcaacaataagggcTATGACGGCGCAACAGCAGATGTATGGTCTTGTGGAGTCATACTGTTTGTTCTACTCGCAGGCTACCTTCCCTTCCATGATTCCAACCTAATGGAGATGTACAGGAAGATAGGAAAAAGTGAATTCAAGAGCCCTCACTGGTTTAGCTATGATGTCAGCAAGATTCTGGGGAAGCTCCTTGATCCAAACCCAGAGACTCGCATCACCATCGAGAAGCTGGTCGAGGATCCGTGGTTCAAGGCGGAGTACAGACCAGCAGTACTTCTGGCACAGCCACACGGCTCAAAGAGCTTGAAGAGCGTGCAGTACAAACCAACAATACCGCTGGCACAGCGACATGGCTCAAAGAGCATGAAGGGCGTGTACGTCACTATCAGCACCGAGCACAAGGTTAACAAATGTGAACAGCCGGAACAATCATCCAACGCCATGAAGCCATCAAGCTTGAACGCGTTTGACATCATCTCCCTATCGCATGGATTTGATATCTCAGGCCTGTTAGAGATGCAGCGGAAGCAGAAGGTGCCTGAGTTGTTCATCACACAAGATCCAACATCAACGATAGTGTCAAAGTTGGAGGAAATTGCTAAGACAAAGCACTTCAACGTGAAGAAAAAAGATGGGATAGTGAAGCTGCAGGGATGTAAggaagggaggaaggggaagcttGCCATCGATGCGGAAATATTCGAGGTTGCGTCATCCTGCTATGCCGTCAAGGTCAAGAAGGCAGCAGGGGACACTTTGGAGTACCAAATGTTCTGTAACAAGGACCTAAGGCCTTCCCTGAAGGACATCTGTTGGACATCGACATCAGAGGATCAACTGCTAACAAGTTGTGGCACATAA